A single Natrialba magadii ATCC 43099 DNA region contains:
- a CDS encoding ABC transporter ATP-binding protein: MALLEIDDLHVRFDTEQGMVHALNGVSFSVERDEVLGVIGESGCGKSVTMMSVMGLLQSPPAEIVSGEIRFDGTDLLSLSESELNEIRGNRISMIYQDPMTSLNPALTIGKQVMEPLLTHTDCSKSEARERARETLEDCGLPDAERLLDEYPHELSGGMRQRVMIAMALITEPELLIADEPTTALDVTIQAQILQLFRDLRTEFDTSIIFITHDLPVVSELADRLAVMYAGTVAETCDIDEFFDNPLHPYTRQLWESVPKMDAEKERLAVIEGTVPSFHEPLSGCPFASRCEQHHGEPCEQIVPDPRGVTDEASHKVSCHLYTERSDTSPPWETDSEDFQQKLESQPENDVKL, from the coding sequence ATGGCACTACTAGAAATCGACGATCTACACGTCAGGTTCGACACCGAACAGGGCATGGTCCATGCGTTAAACGGCGTTTCGTTCAGCGTCGAACGCGACGAAGTACTCGGTGTGATCGGTGAATCGGGTTGCGGGAAAAGTGTCACGATGATGTCGGTGATGGGACTGCTCCAGTCGCCCCCGGCAGAAATCGTCTCTGGCGAGATCCGCTTTGACGGGACGGATCTCCTCTCGCTTTCCGAATCCGAACTCAACGAGATTCGCGGGAATCGGATCAGCATGATCTATCAGGACCCGATGACGTCGCTCAACCCCGCACTCACCATCGGCAAGCAGGTTATGGAACCACTCCTGACCCATACGGACTGCTCGAAATCCGAGGCTCGAGAGCGTGCTCGAGAAACGCTCGAAGACTGTGGACTACCGGATGCAGAACGGTTGCTGGACGAATACCCACACGAACTTTCGGGTGGCATGCGCCAACGCGTGATGATCGCGATGGCGCTCATCACCGAGCCGGAATTGTTGATCGCAGACGAGCCAACAACCGCACTAGACGTGACGATTCAGGCACAGATCCTTCAGTTGTTCAGGGACCTCCGAACGGAGTTCGATACCAGTATTATCTTCATCACGCATGATCTGCCAGTCGTGAGTGAACTGGCCGATCGACTCGCAGTCATGTACGCCGGAACCGTCGCCGAAACCTGTGACATCGACGAGTTCTTCGACAACCCGCTTCACCCTTACACGCGCCAGCTCTGGGAGAGCGTCCCGAAGATGGACGCCGAAAAGGAACGCCTCGCCGTCATCGAGGGAACGGTTCCGAGTTTCCACGAACCACTTTCAGGCTGTCCGTTCGCGTCGCGATGCGAACAGCATCACGGCGAACCCTGCGAACAGATCGTCCCGGATCCACGTGGGGTTACAGACGAAGCCAGCCACAAGGTCAGCTGCCATCTTTACACAGAGCGGAGTGATACAAGTCCGCCGTGGGAGACCGACAGCGAAGACTTCCAACAGAAACTCGAAAGCCAACCCGAAAACGACGTTAAGCTGTAA
- a CDS encoding ABC transporter permease, with product MAHSGEVDTSINSGDSAGSGRWDDQYIILRRLAQSKLALGGTIYVALFVIIGIIAPLITPHDPMAQNYDALNQAPSLAHPFGTDNYGRDVFSRVLYGTRYALLLGIVIIGIQMIIGVGLGLIAGYYEGYVETVIMRIVDISLSIPGIVLALAIAGMLGGGLLPLIVAISLVGWRGFTRIVRGDVKSVIEEDYIEAARSSGVPDRWIILKHILPNVSSSIIVYATLTMPTVILWSAALSFLGMGVHPPTPEWGALIADGRGDLQSAWWISTFPGFAIMATIIAFNAIGDGLRDALDPKQAR from the coding sequence ATGGCACATTCGGGAGAAGTAGATACTTCGATTAATTCTGGTGACTCCGCTGGGTCGGGTCGGTGGGATGATCAGTACATTATATTACGTCGACTCGCCCAGAGCAAACTCGCACTGGGAGGGACGATCTACGTTGCACTCTTCGTTATCATCGGTATCATCGCGCCACTGATCACACCACATGATCCGATGGCCCAAAATTACGACGCACTCAATCAGGCACCATCGCTCGCCCATCCATTTGGGACCGACAACTACGGGCGTGACGTCTTCTCGAGAGTGCTTTACGGAACACGGTATGCCCTCCTGCTTGGAATTGTCATTATCGGTATCCAGATGATAATTGGCGTCGGACTCGGCCTCATCGCCGGCTACTACGAAGGGTACGTCGAGACTGTTATCATGAGAATCGTCGACATCAGCCTCTCTATCCCAGGGATCGTTCTCGCACTCGCAATCGCCGGCATGCTCGGTGGCGGACTGCTGCCGCTCATCGTGGCGATCAGTCTCGTCGGCTGGCGCGGCTTTACACGGATCGTCCGCGGTGACGTCAAGAGCGTCATTGAAGAGGATTACATCGAAGCCGCGCGATCGTCGGGCGTACCCGACCGTTGGATCATCCTCAAACACATCCTGCCAAATGTCTCCTCAAGTATTATCGTCTATGCGACGCTGACGATGCCGACGGTCATCCTGTGGTCTGCAGCGCTCTCGTTCCTTGGAATGGGCGTCCACCCACCGACACCCGAGTGGGGGGCGCTGATCGCAGATGGTCGCGGTGACCTACAAAGCGCATGGTGGATTTCAACCTTCCCTGGCTTTGCGATCATGGCGACGATCATCGCGTTCAACGCGATTGGTGACGGTCTCCGAGACGCACTCGATCCAAAACAAGCACGATAA
- a CDS encoding DUF1028 domain-containing protein gives MTFSIVGRDPDSRTIGVAIASVFPAVGAVCPYVGDGVAVSSQSWDSGYSYGGPITNMVENDISFPTACETVLSERDGAAGTQLHGIDMDGNSFVYTGEKSKEWAGHSTGPNHTVAGNLLVGEDVIEAMGKTFEQTDGRLEERLLAALEAGESEGGDKRGDNLSAALLTYGPEPKLSRNLRVDDPGNPIDGLHRAYEAAVETDRANEDSDNEAWGENPPDSLNTYEIKY, from the coding sequence ATGACGTTTTCAATCGTCGGACGCGATCCGGACAGTCGAACGATCGGTGTCGCAATTGCCTCTGTATTTCCGGCCGTCGGGGCCGTCTGCCCGTACGTCGGTGACGGGGTTGCGGTTTCATCTCAGTCGTGGGACTCCGGCTACTCCTACGGCGGTCCGATCACGAACATGGTCGAAAACGATATTTCGTTCCCCACTGCCTGCGAGACAGTCCTGTCTGAACGTGACGGTGCAGCTGGGACGCAACTCCACGGAATAGACATGGACGGAAACTCGTTCGTATACACAGGTGAAAAGTCGAAGGAGTGGGCAGGCCATTCGACCGGCCCAAATCACACCGTCGCTGGGAATCTCCTCGTAGGGGAGGATGTGATCGAGGCGATGGGGAAAACTTTCGAACAGACCGACGGCCGCCTTGAGGAACGATTACTGGCCGCCCTCGAAGCCGGCGAGAGCGAGGGAGGTGATAAGCGAGGAGACAATCTAAGTGCAGCACTGCTTACCTACGGCCCCGAACCAAAGCTGTCTCGCAACCTTCGAGTGGACGACCCTGGGAATCCAATCGACGGCCTTCATCGTGCGTACGAAGCTGCAGTTGAGACAGACCGTGCCAACGAGGACTCAGATAACGAGGCGTGGGGAGAAAATCCACCGGACTCATTGAACACCTATGAAATCAAGTACTAG
- a CDS encoding ABC transporter permease, with protein sequence MLAYTVRRALQMIPVMLGVTIVISSIVYAAPGNPARLALGDGASPEAVAQLEQEMGLDQPAHIRYFDWMAGVLQGDLGTSIQSGRAVTTLIIERLGPTLELALVAMALTVIIAIPLGVISAVRQYSWVDNTSMFFAIFWLSMPSFWLGLILIYLFAVRWQFFPVSGREGVIFTFTWWSFILLPAIATGTRRAGLLTRLMRSSMLEILNEDYIRTARGKGIGSKAVIYTHGMKNALIPVVTLIGLQVPLIFSGTVIIEVVFSWPGMGRLLVDAVLQRDYPVVQGTILVYSVIVMVANFGVDIAYTYLDPRIDYS encoded by the coding sequence ATGCTAGCGTACACTGTTCGACGAGCACTGCAAATGATCCCCGTGATGTTGGGGGTCACCATCGTAATTTCATCGATCGTCTACGCCGCACCGGGTAATCCCGCTCGGCTTGCACTCGGCGACGGTGCCAGTCCGGAAGCAGTTGCTCAACTCGAGCAAGAAATGGGGCTGGATCAGCCAGCACACATCAGATACTTCGACTGGATGGCCGGCGTACTGCAGGGAGATCTAGGGACGTCGATCCAGTCCGGACGAGCAGTGACGACGCTGATCATCGAACGGTTAGGGCCGACGCTAGAACTTGCACTCGTCGCGATGGCACTCACGGTCATTATCGCCATTCCGCTCGGCGTGATCAGCGCCGTTCGCCAGTACTCGTGGGTCGACAACACGTCGATGTTCTTCGCGATTTTCTGGCTCTCGATGCCGTCGTTCTGGCTCGGCTTGATCCTAATATACCTATTCGCGGTCCGCTGGCAGTTCTTCCCAGTGTCCGGGCGCGAAGGGGTAATATTCACCTTCACGTGGTGGTCGTTCATCCTCTTACCAGCGATTGCGACGGGGACACGGAGAGCGGGCCTTCTGACGAGGCTGATGCGCTCGTCAATGCTCGAAATCCTCAACGAGGACTACATCCGCACGGCCCGCGGGAAGGGAATTGGCTCGAAAGCGGTCATCTACACGCACGGGATGAAAAACGCCCTCATTCCGGTCGTGACATTAATCGGACTCCAGGTCCCGCTGATCTTCTCGGGAACAGTCATTATTGAGGTCGTGTTCTCGTGGCCGGGAATGGGCCGATTACTGGTAGATGCAGTCCTCCAGCGTGACTATCCGGTCGTTCAGGGGACGATCCTGGTCTACTCAGTCATCGTGATGGTGGCTAACTTCGGTGTCGACATCGCCTACACGTATCTCGATCCGCGGATCGACTACAGCTAA
- a CDS encoding ABC transporter substrate-binding protein: protein MEPDGNMQFNRRELISALSAGGVLALAGCADQADGDGNDEIFVDALDSDPGTLDLHETNRVPESMCLTPVHERLFTIDPDLEPQPWLATEYETNDDETEYVIQLEEGVEFHDGTEFNADVAKWNLERAEENSPDAWQFGTLEEIDATGDYELTFHFEEPHPLFPQYLANVQMGFASREAVEAAGDDYGQEEVVGTGPLVFEEWVRDDEIVYSRNEDYDRGPDFLSNDGPINFEEYHVRIVPEPTTLLNEVTVGNVDGSMMIAASDAEDVEAHDNTQLERVDDAHPTFLSINVEAEPTDEVEVRQAMAYAVDQEAIVNAAFHGEGYPIYSLCPPMAVGGLDEATARETGYEQDLDTARELLDDAGWENDEEGEVRTRNGDDLSVSFFAFEMEPYSSIGEVTQDMLSQVGFEANLEILESGTLYDRVEGGEHNLVTMALSGGYIANNTLASTLHSQNYAPDGGSNYSLYQSDEYDEIIDQAEVEPDDAEREALLHEAQEHILEEVPVVPLVGFVKFYAAKNEISVDAWTDHPWWPSPDQYNLHAVDVDRS from the coding sequence ATGGAACCCGATGGCAATATGCAGTTTAACCGAAGAGAGCTAATTAGCGCGCTCAGTGCAGGGGGTGTACTCGCGCTCGCAGGCTGTGCGGACCAGGCCGATGGCGATGGGAACGACGAAATTTTCGTCGACGCACTCGACTCCGATCCGGGAACGCTCGACCTACACGAAACAAACCGCGTGCCGGAGAGTATGTGTCTGACGCCGGTCCACGAGCGATTGTTTACGATCGATCCGGATCTCGAACCGCAGCCGTGGCTGGCAACGGAGTACGAAACGAACGACGACGAGACCGAGTACGTAATCCAACTCGAGGAGGGCGTCGAGTTTCACGACGGAACTGAGTTCAATGCAGACGTCGCCAAGTGGAACCTCGAGCGGGCCGAAGAGAACTCGCCGGACGCCTGGCAGTTCGGGACGCTCGAAGAGATCGATGCAACCGGAGACTACGAGTTGACGTTCCATTTCGAGGAGCCACATCCGCTGTTCCCACAATACCTGGCAAACGTCCAGATGGGATTCGCCTCACGGGAGGCAGTTGAAGCAGCAGGAGACGACTACGGACAGGAAGAAGTTGTCGGGACAGGACCGCTCGTGTTCGAAGAGTGGGTGCGTGACGATGAAATCGTCTATTCACGCAACGAAGACTACGACCGAGGGCCGGATTTCCTCAGCAACGATGGCCCGATCAACTTCGAGGAGTACCACGTCAGAATCGTCCCGGAACCAACGACGCTGCTCAACGAGGTTACTGTCGGCAACGTCGACGGAAGCATGATGATCGCAGCGAGCGATGCCGAAGATGTAGAGGCGCACGATAACACGCAACTCGAGCGTGTCGACGACGCGCACCCGACCTTCCTGTCAATCAACGTCGAAGCGGAGCCAACCGACGAGGTAGAAGTGAGACAGGCGATGGCATACGCTGTCGATCAAGAGGCAATAGTCAACGCTGCATTCCACGGCGAAGGCTATCCAATCTACAGTCTGTGTCCCCCAATGGCTGTCGGTGGACTGGACGAAGCAACCGCACGAGAGACAGGGTACGAGCAAGACCTCGACACTGCCCGTGAACTTCTCGACGACGCAGGATGGGAGAACGACGAAGAAGGAGAAGTCCGGACAAGAAACGGCGACGATCTCTCGGTTTCGTTCTTCGCCTTCGAGATGGAGCCCTACTCGAGTATCGGAGAAGTCACACAGGATATGCTCAGCCAGGTCGGCTTCGAAGCCAATCTAGAGATTCTCGAGTCGGGGACACTGTACGACAGAGTGGAGGGCGGCGAGCACAATCTGGTGACGATGGCACTGAGTGGAGGATACATTGCCAACAACACGCTTGCATCGACCCTTCACAGCCAAAACTATGCGCCCGACGGTGGGAGCAATTACTCGCTGTACCAGAGCGACGAGTATGACGAGATCATCGATCAGGCGGAGGTCGAACCCGACGATGCCGAGCGAGAGGCGTTGCTTCACGAGGCACAGGAGCACATCCTCGAGGAGGTCCCCGTCGTGCCACTTGTAGGCTTCGTCAAGTTCTACGCGGCCAAAAACGAGATCAGCGTGGATGCCTGGACCGATCACCCATGGTGGCCATCTCCTGATCAGTACAACCTCCATGCGGTGGATGTTGATCGGAGCTAA
- a CDS encoding M24 family metallopeptidase: MAQPYLPVDEYDARLERARNAIAETDVDALCLFSATSIEWLTGFWHLQTERPVCLTVTDETVAVTVPRLELERAEVVDHVDEVYNYYDYPGGSGEYPVHSSQTPEATINDMLDDLGVESACADMDGAPGFWGYSGPSLSELAGVDVETVEWITEWRKTKSDAEIDLVMESGKWGNLAHRYLAEYAEPGKHELWVAKRASLDASMAMFDTLGDEYQSHLRGGFPASCSFLSGPNTALPHGLTENRRLEEGDVLVTGASSNVGGYKSELERTMFVGEPTDEQEHYFELMLEAQTIAIDESGPGVPCADVDQAVHDYFDEQGVLEYTQHHTGHNIGMEGHEREFIDRGSKEIMEPGHIYSIEPGIYIPDDAGYRHSDTIVITEDGIEMVTYYPRDLESNIITW, encoded by the coding sequence ATGGCACAGCCGTACCTTCCAGTAGACGAATATGACGCCCGTCTTGAACGGGCACGTAACGCAATCGCCGAAACCGACGTCGATGCTCTGTGTCTGTTTTCCGCGACCAGCATCGAGTGGCTTACCGGATTCTGGCACCTCCAGACCGAGCGCCCAGTCTGTCTCACAGTGACCGACGAGACGGTTGCAGTCACGGTCCCGCGACTCGAACTCGAGCGAGCGGAGGTCGTCGACCACGTCGACGAGGTGTACAACTACTACGATTATCCTGGCGGAAGCGGTGAGTATCCGGTGCACAGTTCCCAGACGCCGGAAGCCACCATCAACGACATGCTCGACGATCTCGGTGTCGAGTCGGCCTGTGCAGATATGGACGGCGCACCAGGATTCTGGGGCTACTCCGGCCCGTCGCTGTCGGAGCTCGCTGGGGTCGACGTCGAAACTGTCGAGTGGATTACCGAATGGCGGAAAACCAAATCCGACGCCGAGATCGACCTCGTCATGGAATCGGGCAAGTGGGGGAACCTTGCCCACCGGTATCTGGCGGAGTACGCCGAACCAGGCAAACACGAGCTCTGGGTCGCCAAACGGGCGAGCCTCGATGCGTCCATGGCGATGTTCGATACGCTCGGCGACGAATACCAGTCCCACCTCCGGGGCGGATTTCCGGCGTCGTGTAGCTTCCTCTCTGGACCGAACACTGCGCTCCCACACGGTCTCACCGAAAACCGCCGCCTCGAGGAGGGCGACGTGCTCGTGACTGGCGCGTCTTCGAACGTCGGCGGATACAAAAGCGAACTCGAACGGACGATGTTCGTGGGCGAGCCGACCGACGAGCAGGAACACTACTTCGAGCTGATGCTCGAGGCGCAGACCATCGCGATCGACGAGAGCGGACCCGGTGTTCCGTGTGCTGATGTCGACCAGGCCGTTCACGACTACTTCGACGAACAGGGTGTCCTCGAGTACACCCAACACCACACCGGACACAACATCGGAATGGAAGGCCACGAACGGGAGTTCATCGACCGCGGAAGCAAAGAAATCATGGAGCCCGGTCATATCTACAGTATCGAGCCGGGAATCTATATTCCAGACGACGCCGGCTACCGCCACTCGGACACCATCGTCATTACTGAGGACGGGATCGAGATGGTCACGTACTATCCGCGAGATCTGGAAAGCAACATCATCACCTGGTAA
- a CDS encoding M24 family metallopeptidase, which produces MVDYPRRISTKYKRIEPLLEHHDADAYVHVGDCFDEVLTYLTRFNGPDRDYAFVYVNGTATLCPPDRFGQQAEREFPGDEVDMTRASERPPATERARTVLERNEMGDTLLLPATAKHRTVQSFREDGYNVVLTDAIDDIRRVKTNEERKLLQAVEFATQRGMARAETVLASATVDGGGLHWQGEPLTTEILRREVNAALARNGLDGAGNTVIGAGESCADLHYNGIDHIESGETVLLDLGPEGPHGYYGDLSRTFVVGEVGEWEQRAYGAVSDALDGAFDVFEDGAGQPASHVQDRVAEELAAYGFETGDVDVGMYHGAGHGIGSSLHERPFLSANEQLQTGHVVTIEPGVYDPSRGGVRLEDIVEITEDGYENYVQYPKEIVPEERTI; this is translated from the coding sequence ATGGTTGACTATCCACGTCGCATCTCGACTAAGTACAAGCGAATCGAGCCGCTTCTGGAGCACCACGATGCCGATGCCTACGTCCACGTCGGGGATTGCTTCGACGAGGTGCTCACGTATCTGACGCGGTTCAACGGGCCGGATCGAGACTATGCGTTCGTCTACGTGAACGGGACAGCGACGCTGTGTCCCCCCGACCGATTCGGCCAACAGGCCGAGCGGGAGTTTCCGGGAGACGAGGTCGACATGACACGTGCAAGCGAGCGGCCGCCCGCGACAGAGCGCGCCCGAACGGTCCTCGAGCGGAACGAGATGGGAGACACACTCTTGCTTCCAGCGACGGCGAAGCATCGAACGGTCCAGTCGTTTCGCGAGGATGGGTACAATGTCGTCCTAACCGACGCAATCGACGACATTCGTCGCGTCAAAACGAACGAAGAACGAAAGTTGCTGCAAGCAGTCGAGTTCGCGACGCAACGGGGAATGGCCAGGGCGGAAACCGTTCTTGCCTCTGCGACCGTCGATGGTGGCGGATTACACTGGCAAGGGGAGCCGTTGACCACGGAAATTCTCCGGCGGGAAGTGAACGCGGCCCTCGCACGAAACGGCCTCGACGGAGCAGGGAACACCGTTATCGGGGCCGGAGAGTCATGCGCTGATCTCCACTACAACGGAATCGATCACATCGAATCCGGCGAAACCGTCCTGCTCGACCTCGGCCCTGAAGGGCCGCACGGCTATTACGGCGACCTGAGTCGGACGTTCGTCGTCGGCGAGGTCGGCGAGTGGGAACAAAGGGCCTACGGTGCGGTCTCCGACGCCCTCGATGGCGCGTTCGACGTCTTCGAGGATGGTGCCGGCCAACCTGCCAGCCACGTTCAAGATCGGGTTGCCGAGGAACTCGCTGCGTACGGCTTCGAAACCGGCGATGTGGACGTTGGCATGTACCACGGTGCCGGACACGGCATCGGATCGAGTCTCCACGAGCGGCCGTTCCTCTCGGCGAACGAGCAACTCCAGACCGGACACGTCGTCACCATCGAACCAGGCGTGTACGACCCCTCACGCGGCGGCGTCAGACTCGAGGACATCGTCGAGATCACAGAAGACGGGTACGAGAACTACGTGCAATATCCAAAAGAGATCGTTCCGGAGGAACGGACGATATAG
- a CDS encoding helix-turn-helix domain-containing protein, giving the protein MSMQQSVSCLRLTLDLWHPGCWAIDATGRADGGILAHTVYTSPHGRGSHSSTANGLFTAFGDTSQQIQDVLDAVRDSSQTVQVHELQEQFGHERDVPANIAREFFLEYDPGEMVCPVLLENGFVHRTPIRIQDGIEEWNLCFIGDRSRVTDALDDVRKQADAEVTVTSITTAEAADHTSRSQRLDTLTPAQRKVFEHARNAGYYEWPRKTTTRELADDLDIAKSTLLEHLRVAESKLLDP; this is encoded by the coding sequence ATGAGCATGCAGCAGTCAGTCTCGTGTCTACGGCTGACTCTCGACCTTTGGCATCCCGGCTGTTGGGCGATCGATGCAACCGGACGCGCTGACGGCGGAATCCTCGCTCATACGGTGTACACGTCACCGCACGGACGAGGGTCCCACTCGAGTACGGCTAACGGGCTGTTCACCGCGTTCGGCGACACATCACAACAGATACAGGACGTCCTCGATGCGGTTCGAGACTCGAGCCAGACGGTGCAGGTCCACGAGCTCCAAGAGCAGTTCGGGCACGAACGAGATGTGCCGGCAAACATCGCACGGGAATTCTTTCTCGAGTACGATCCCGGCGAGATGGTCTGTCCGGTCTTGCTGGAAAACGGGTTCGTCCACCGCACCCCTATCAGAATTCAAGATGGGATCGAAGAATGGAACCTCTGCTTTATCGGGGATCGGTCGAGGGTCACAGACGCGCTCGACGATGTTCGTAAGCAGGCTGACGCGGAGGTGACCGTCACGTCTATCACGACGGCTGAGGCGGCCGATCATACGTCGCGCAGCCAGCGACTCGACACGCTCACACCGGCCCAGCGGAAGGTGTTCGAACACGCTCGTAACGCCGGTTACTACGAGTGGCCGCGAAAGACGACGACACGAGAACTGGCCGACGATCTCGATATCGCCAAATCGACGCTCCTCGAACACCTTCGAGTCGCCGAATCCAAGCTTCTCGATCCCTGA
- a CDS encoding proline dehydrogenase family protein, which translates to MIPPVANRFVAGETPSEALDHAQTLNKRDVSAILNLLGEHYHDPKPATEDTDTYLELVDNIAASGAAACISVKPSQIGLDVGETVFENNLAEIAERGDKKGVFVWVDMEDHTTTDATLDAYESLVRDHGGGMGLCLQANLRRTREDLERLADAPGKVRIVKGAYDEPSDVAYTSKEKVDEVYLELIEYMFEAFDDGVAIGSHDPMVIDAAREYHREYGTPYEIQMLMGVRTDRQYELASDDIEVYQYVPYGSKWLSYFYRRVRERKENLLFAARAVIGR; encoded by the coding sequence ATGATTCCCCCTGTCGCCAACAGGTTTGTTGCGGGCGAAACACCGTCCGAAGCGCTCGATCATGCCCAGACGCTGAACAAGCGGGACGTAAGTGCGATCCTCAATCTCCTCGGAGAGCACTACCACGATCCAAAGCCTGCCACAGAGGATACCGACACGTATCTTGAACTTGTCGACAACATTGCAGCGTCGGGAGCTGCGGCCTGCATTTCAGTCAAACCCTCACAGATCGGTCTCGATGTCGGTGAGACTGTCTTTGAGAACAATCTCGCCGAAATCGCCGAACGAGGCGATAAGAAAGGCGTCTTCGTCTGGGTCGATATGGAAGATCACACGACGACGGACGCGACGCTCGACGCATACGAATCCCTTGTTCGCGACCATGGCGGCGGAATGGGCCTCTGTCTCCAGGCAAATCTCAGACGCACGCGAGAAGACCTCGAGCGGCTTGCCGATGCGCCGGGGAAGGTTCGGATCGTGAAGGGCGCATATGACGAACCCAGCGATGTCGCCTACACGAGCAAAGAGAAAGTCGACGAAGTGTACCTCGAGCTTATCGAATACATGTTCGAGGCGTTCGACGATGGCGTCGCGATCGGGAGCCACGACCCGATGGTTATCGACGCCGCCAGAGAATACCACCGGGAGTACGGAACGCCGTACGAAATTCAGATGCTGATGGGCGTCAGAACCGATCGGCAGTACGAACTGGCGTCGGACGATATCGAGGTCTATCAGTACGTTCCGTACGGTTCGAAGTGGCTGTCGTACTTTTACCGACGAGTTCGAGAGCGAAAGGAGAATCTCCTCTTTGCGGCTCGAGCGGTTATCGGGCGGTAG
- a CDS encoding aldehyde dehydrogenase family protein — protein sequence MSLETEMESYQHYINGEWTDGDGTETFASENPATGDQLATFQRGTEDDVDAALAAANDAFEEWRELSHIDRAEYLWDIYHELRERHDELGEIISKECGKEISEGKADVAEAWHMVEWAAGNARHPHGDVVPSEVGSKDAYMRRKPRGVIGCITPWNFPVAIPFWHMAIALVEGNTVVWKPAEQTPWCGQIIAEMFEDAGIPDGVFNMVQGFGDAGAAITDDERVNTVLFTGSAEVGQEIASKVGGEPGKLAACEMGGKNGIIVTEEADLDIAVHSAIMSSFKTTGQRCVSSERLIVHTDVYDEFKERYVDIAKDVAVGDPLQENTFMGPAIEPEHVEKIKKHNELAEQEGADVLVDRFELEDDEIPEGHEDGNWVGPFVYEIEYDTDLRCLKEECFGPHVALLEYDGDIEDAVEIHNDTPYGLAGAIISEDYRQINYFRDRAEIGLAYANLPCIGAEVQLPFGGVKKSGNGYPSAREAIEAVTERTAWTMNNSKDIEMAQGLSADIVTRDD from the coding sequence ATGTCTCTGGAAACCGAGATGGAGTCGTACCAACACTATATCAACGGCGAATGGACCGACGGCGATGGAACGGAGACGTTCGCGAGTGAAAACCCGGCAACTGGTGACCAACTCGCGACGTTCCAGCGCGGCACCGAGGACGATGTCGACGCTGCGTTGGCTGCAGCGAACGACGCGTTCGAGGAGTGGCGAGAACTCTCCCACATCGACCGCGCGGAGTACCTCTGGGACATCTACCACGAACTGCGCGAGCGCCACGACGAGTTGGGTGAGATCATCTCCAAGGAGTGTGGCAAGGAGATCTCCGAAGGGAAAGCAGACGTCGCTGAGGCCTGGCACATGGTCGAGTGGGCGGCAGGCAACGCGCGCCACCCACACGGGGACGTGGTACCGAGCGAAGTCGGCTCGAAAGATGCGTACATGCGCCGGAAACCTCGTGGCGTTATCGGCTGCATCACGCCGTGGAACTTCCCGGTTGCAATTCCGTTCTGGCACATGGCCATTGCCCTCGTCGAGGGCAACACGGTCGTCTGGAAGCCAGCCGAACAAACGCCATGGTGTGGCCAGATCATCGCCGAGATGTTCGAGGACGCCGGCATTCCGGACGGTGTCTTCAACATGGTTCAGGGCTTCGGCGACGCCGGCGCGGCCATCACGGACGACGAGCGCGTCAACACCGTCCTGTTCACCGGATCCGCCGAGGTTGGCCAGGAAATCGCCAGCAAAGTCGGCGGCGAGCCCGGCAAACTCGCGGCCTGCGAAATGGGCGGCAAGAACGGCATCATCGTCACCGAGGAAGCCGACCTCGACATCGCCGTTCACTCGGCGATCATGTCGAGCTTCAAGACGACCGGCCAGCGCTGTGTCTCGAGCGAGCGCCTGATCGTCCACACCGACGTCTACGACGAGTTCAAGGAGCGTTACGTCGACATTGCCAAGGATGTCGCCGTCGGAGACCCACTGCAGGAAAACACCTTCATGGGGCCGGCCATCGAGCCAGAGCACGTCGAGAAGATCAAGAAGCACAACGAGTTGGCAGAACAGGAAGGCGCAGACGTGCTCGTCGACCGCTTCGAACTCGAGGACGACGAGATTCCTGAGGGCCACGAGGACGGCAACTGGGTCGGTCCGTTCGTCTACGAAATCGAGTACGATACCGACCTGCGCTGTCTGAAAGAGGAGTGCTTCGGCCCACACGTCGCACTACTCGAGTACGACGGCGACATCGAGGACGCAGTCGAAATCCACAACGACACGCCATACGGTCTCGCTGGCGCCATTATCTCCGAGGACTACCGCCAGATCAACTACTTCCGCGACCGCGCGGAGATCGGGCTTGCGTACGCGAATCTACCGTGTATCGGCGCAGAGGTCCAGCTTCCGTTCGGCGGCGTGAAGAAGTCCGGAAACGGCTACCCGTCCGCGCGTGAGGCCATCGAGGCCGTTACCGAGCGGACTGCGTGGACGATGAACAACTCCAAGGACATCGAGATGGCACAGGGCCTCTCGGCTGACATCGTCACTCGAGACGACTAA